ATACGAAGGTGAAAAGTTCTTAGAAGAGTTAAATCAGGTAGTGTCAAGTATTTCAATAGTAACTACTGATTTACAAATTGCCGTTATGAAAACAAGAATGCTGCCTATTGGTAAAGTATTTAATAAATTCCCACGTTTGGTAAGAGACCTATCACGCGAACTTGGTAAAAAAGTCAGATTGATTATTGAAGGGGAAGATACCGAACTTGATAAATCTATTATCGAAGAAATCGGAGATCCACTTGTTCATATGATCAGAAACTCCGTAGACCACGGTATAGAACCGCCAGAAGAGAGGGTCAAACTCGGAAAACCTGAAGAAGGAACCGTGTGGCTTAGAGCTTACAACGAAGGTAATATGATTGTAATAGAAATTAAAGACGACGGTAGAGGAATGGATCCTGAGGTACTTAAAAGAAAAGCCATCGAAAAAGGTATCATTACCGAAAGCGAAGCGGCTAATATGAGTGATAAAGAAGCGTTTATGCTTATATTTAAACCCGGATTTTCAACCGCCGCTAAAGTTACAAGTGTTTCAGGTCGTGGTGTGGGAATGGACGTTGTTAAAACTAATATCGAGAAATTAAACGGTATTATCGAAGTGGATTCCGCACCTGGTAAAGGTAGTACGTTTAAACTGAAAATTCCTTTAACACTTGCAATTATCCAGGCACTTCTTGTAGCGAGTCAGGAAGATCTTTTTGCAGTTCCTCTTTCAAACGTAATCGAGACGGTGAGAATCGTTGAAGAAGATATATATACCATCGAAGGAAAAAGCGTTCTTAAACTTCGTGAAGAGGTATTGCCGCTTGTAAATATGGCGGATATTTTTGAAATCGAAAAGGTTCTTGAACCTGAAAAATACCTATATGTTGTTATCTTAGGACTTGGAGCTACTAAAATCGGTCTGATTGTAGACAGATTTATAGGTCAGGAAGAAATCGTTATTAAATCGCTCGGTGAATTCTTAAAAGGAATTCCTGGTATTGCGGGTGCAACAATAAGAGGTGACGGTAGGGTTACGCTTATTATTGATGTTGGAAGTTTAATGAGACTTGCTAAAGAGACTCACAATAGAAAAATAGTAACCGAGTCGTTAAAAGAAGCTAAAAAAAATAAAGAAAAACCGGAAGATTATACTGTAATGCTTGTAGACGACAGTGCAATGGACAGAAAAATTATGAGAAACGCTTTGGAAGATTTGGGAGTTAATTTAATAGAAGCAAAAGACGGTGTGGAAGCACTTCAAATGTTAAAAAGCAATGAAGTGGATGCGATGCTTATTGA
This genomic interval from Nautilia profundicola AmH contains the following:
- a CDS encoding hybrid sensor histidine kinase/response regulator is translated as MDEIQELLEDFLVEAFEMIEEMDQDLVELENSPDDLDLLNKIFRVAHTIKGSGSFLNFDKLTRLTHHMEAVLDKARKGELTITPEIMDVILESVDAMKGILEYIRDNGDDSAPDIDIEPIVVRLDAIVNGSQASSKSAQTENTSEKNEGEKKPKIVGNINLDEITLENADEIDLDSLSPEELDAVLEHLVELRNKKPKKVGNINLDEITLENADEIDLDSLTPEEADAVLEHLVELRNKPADKTENKQTEEKDEKKDNAQSQETKKEESKNELTPAKKQELTNEQKKKEVKKAISSVAEQTIRVDVKRLDQLMNLIGELVLAKNRLIKIYNDVEERYEGEKFLEELNQVVSSISIVTTDLQIAVMKTRMLPIGKVFNKFPRLVRDLSRELGKKVRLIIEGEDTELDKSIIEEIGDPLVHMIRNSVDHGIEPPEERVKLGKPEEGTVWLRAYNEGNMIVIEIKDDGRGMDPEVLKRKAIEKGIITESEAANMSDKEAFMLIFKPGFSTAAKVTSVSGRGVGMDVVKTNIEKLNGIIEVDSAPGKGSTFKLKIPLTLAIIQALLVASQEDLFAVPLSNVIETVRIVEEDIYTIEGKSVLKLREEVLPLVNMADIFEIEKVLEPEKYLYVVILGLGATKIGLIVDRFIGQEEIVIKSLGEFLKGIPGIAGATIRGDGRVTLIIDVGSLMRLAKETHNRKIVTESLKEAKKNKEKPEDYTVMLVDDSAMDRKIMRNALEDLGVNLIEAKDGVEALQMLKSNEVDAMLIDIEMPRMDGYTLAQEIRKYNKYRKLPLIAVTSRTTKADRVRGVEVGMNEYITKPYTAEYLQNVVRRNLGL